One window from the genome of Eucalyptus grandis isolate ANBG69807.140 chromosome 7, ASM1654582v1, whole genome shotgun sequence encodes:
- the LOC104454614 gene encoding protein RETICULATA-RELATED 4, chloroplastic, which produces MWQQRADLFVMRSWSPLPRTSFLCYPLSRRLSPILYSGDGGGPGGSGGGGKGGGDGGGGGDGSRNRIEALLALAEVSRTMDSIPKDLGAAIQAGKVPAAVVERYLELEKSAVFRWLLQFGGFRERLLADDLFLAKVAMECGVGIFTKSAAELERRRERFTKELDFVFADVVMAIIADFMLVWLPAPTVSLRPPLAINAGALSTFFYGCPDNAFQVALAGNSYSLLQRIGAIVRNGAKLFVVGTGASLIGTGLTNVLINTRKFFDKTFAVEAEDVPVLSTSVAYGVYMAVSSNLRYQVLAGVIEQRILEPLLHKQKIILSAICFAVRTGNTFLGSLMWVDYARWVGIQKIRD; this is translated from the exons ATGTGGCAGCAAAGAGCTGATCTCTTTGTCATGAGGAG TTGGTCTCCACTTCCCCGCACATCATTCCTCTGCTATCCCCTCAGCCGCCGCCTCTCACCCATTCTCTACTCTGGCGACGGGGGTGGCCCTGGTGGAAGTGGTGGAGGTGGAAAAGGAGGTGGcgatggcggtggcggtggtgatgGCTCCCGCAACAGAATTGAGGCTCTTCTTGCTTTAGCTGAG GTTTCGAGGACAATGGACAGCATACCCAAGGACTTGGGTGCAGCTATACAGGCGGGGAAGGTGCCAGCAGCAGTGGTGGAGAGGTACTTGGAGCTTGAGAAGTCGGCGGTGTTCCGGTGGTTGCTTCAGTTTGGAGGATTCAGGGAGAGGCTACTTGCCGATGATTTGTTCTTGGCCAAGGTTGCCATGGAGTGTGGTGTTGGCATCTTCACCAAG AGCGCTGCAGAGTTGGAGCGGCGAAGAGAAAGGTTTACAAAGGAGCTGGATTTTGTTTTTGCAGATGTG GTGATGGCCATTATAGCAGATTTTATGCTGGTCTGGCTTCCTGCTCCCACTGTTTCTCTCCGACCTCCCCTCGCTATCAACGCAGGAGCACTTTCTACATTCTTCTATGGCTGTCCTGATAATGCTTTTCAG GTTGCTCTGGCTGGTAACTCTTACTCATTGTTGCAGAGAATAGGTGCAATAGTG CGTAATGGGGCCAAGCTTTTCGTAGTTGGGACTGGTGCATCTCTG ATTGGTACAGGTTTGACAAATGTGTTGATAAATACACGAAAGTTTTTTGATAAGACCTTTGCGGTTGAGGCAGAGGATGTGCCTGTTCTCTCCACCAGCGTTGCTTACGGAGTATACATGGCAGTTTCTAGCAATCTAAG ATATCAGGTCCTGGCTGGAGTTATTGAACAAAGAATCCTGGAGCCCTTGCTACACAAGCAAAAGATCATACTCAGTGCAATCTGCTTCGCTGTTCGAACTGGCAATACATTCTTGGGTTCATTAAT GTGGGTGGATTACGCGCGATGGGTAGGAATTCAAAAGATTCGAGATTAA
- the LOC104454615 gene encoding LOW QUALITY PROTEIN: serine carboxypeptidase-like 40 (The sequence of the model RefSeq protein was modified relative to this genomic sequence to represent the inferred CDS: deleted 1 base in 1 codon), whose translation MGRNPKGRSFLLLLSLCVLSSLVPIHGKKQGDVLHSINSRVYRQKGLKEKDLIKRLPGQPPIEFNHYGGYVTIDELAGRAFYYYFAEARRNKDSMPLLLWLNGGPGCSSFGIGAMQELGPFRVHSDGKTLYRNKFAWNIAANVLFLESPAGVGFSYSNTTADYRTNGDSKTAEDNYVFLLNWLERFPEYKNRDFFISGESYAGHYVPQLAHNILFNNKKANKTIINLKGIIIGNAAINSETDERGMYEYFATHALISQETWYAIQKYCDFLPNATQVSQCKSAKLDAENEVFPHIDIYDIYAPRCLSFNLTSRPKKTNIMELDPCGEYYVHAYLNREDVQEALHANVTKLDHDWEECREVIHPWGDSPPTVLPLLQEFMSNGLRVCVYSGDTDGRLPVTSTQRSLSKMGLPTKSPWRPWFLGGEVGGYVQVYEGDLTFATVRGAGHKVPISRPGRALSLISHFLAGSLLPYK comes from the exons ATGGGGAGAAACCCCAAAGGAcgctcttttcttcttcttttatctttatgTGTCTTGTCTTCTCTGGTTCCAATCCATGGAAAGAAGCAAGGAGATGTTCTCCATTCCAtcaattctagggtttatcgTCAAAAAGGACTGAAGGagaaagatttgatcaaaaggTTGCCTGGACAACCGCCAATTGAATTCAATCACTATGGTGGTTATGTCACCATTGATGAATTGGCTGGTCGagcattttattattattttgccgAAGCAAGGCGAAATAAGGACTCGATGCCACTTCTTCTATGGCTTAACGGAG GTCCTGGATGCTCATCCTTCGGCATTGGAGCAATGCAGGAACTCGGACCGTTCCGAGTTCATAGCGACGGGAAGACTCTCTATAGAAATAAATTTGCATGGAATATTG CTGCGAACGTCTTGTTTCTAGAGTCTCCGGCTGGTGTCggtttttcttattctaacACAACGGCGGACTATAGAACGAATGGTGACAGCAAAACAGCCGAGGACAATTATGTGTTCTTGCTAAATTGGCTGGAGAGGTTTCCCGAGTACAAGAACCGGGATTTTTTCATTTCAGGCGAGAGCTATGCGGGCCATTACGTACCTCAGCTCGCACACAACATCCTATTCAACAACAAGAAGGCAAACAAGACCATTATCAACCTCAAAGGGATTATA ATTGGGAACGCAGCAATCAACTCTGAGACGGATGAAAGAGGGATGTATGAATACTTCGCTACCCACGCATTGATATCCCAAGAAACATGGTATGCAATTCAAAAGTATTGCGACTTTTTGCCAAATGCCACTCAAGTAAGCCAATGCAAATCGGCCAAGTTGGATGCGGAGAATGAAGTTTTTCCTCATATTGACATTTACGACATCTACGCCCCTCGGTGCTTATCTTTCAACCTGACTTCTCGTCCCAAGAAGACCAAC ATCATGGAATTAGACCCGTGTGGAGAATACTACGTGCATGCGTACCTGAACAGAGAAGATGTGCAAGAGGCACTTCATGCGAACGTTACGAAGCTCGATCATGACTGGGAAGAGTGCAGAGAAGTTATCCATCCATGG GGAGATAGCCCTCCCACCGTCCTGCCTCTCCTCCAAGAATTCATGTCCAATGGGCTCCGTGTTTGTGTGTACAg TGGGGACACCGACGGAAGATTGCCGGTGACTTCGACCCAGAGATCTCTTAGCAAGATGGGCCTCCCAACGAAGAGTCCATGGCGTCCTTGGTTCCTGGGTGGCGAG GTGGGAGGGTATGTACAAGTGTACGAGGGAGACTTGACGTTTGCGACTGTGCGAGGAGCGGGGCATAAGGTGCCGATCTCTCGGCCCGggagagctctctctctcatctctcacTTCCTTGCTGGTTCTCTACTCCCATATAAATAG
- the LOC104455966 gene encoding LOW QUALITY PROTEIN: cycloartenol-C-24-methyltransferase (The sequence of the model RefSeq protein was modified relative to this genomic sequence to represent the inferred CDS: inserted 2 bases in 1 codon; deleted 2 bases in 1 codon; substituted 1 base at 1 genomic stop codon), which translates to MAKIGALDLAAGLGGTIGKSQVLSAIDKYEKYHASYGGKEEERKAEYSDMANKYYNLVTSFYEYGWGESFHFAPRWKGESLREGMTRHEHFIASQLALRPGMKVLDVGCGIGGPLREIARLSSTSITGLTNNEYHIKRGEELNRIAGIDKTCNFVKADFMRMPFSNDTFDAAYAIDSTCHAPDASECYKEIYRILKPGQYFAAYEWCMTDSFDPNNEEHQKIKAEIEIGNGLPDIRLTRQIIEALERAGFEVIWEKDLSPDSYIPWYAPMDKNRLSLSNFRXTALGRWITTIMVKALEGVGLAPKESLRVKKFLEQAAEGLYEGGRXAIREILTPMYFFVARKPESKSP; encoded by the exons ATGGCAAAAATTGGAGCACTGGATCTGGCGGCCGGTCTTGGCGGAACCATTGGTAAAAGCCAAGTCCTCTCTGCCATTGACAA GTACGAGAAGTATCATGCCAGCTACGGAggcaaagaggaagaaaggaaagctgAGTACAGTGACATG GCCAACAAATATTATAATCTTGTTACCAGCTTTTATGAGTATGGCTGGGGAGAGTCCTTCCATTTCGCACCCAG ATGGAAAGGGGAGTCTCTACGAGAGGGCATGACGAGACACGAACACTTCATCGCATCACAGCTAGCCTTAAGACCAGGAATGAAG GTGCTGGATGTAGGTTGCGGAATTGGTGGACCGCTCAGGGAGATAGCTCGACTCAG CTCCACATCCATTACGGGATTAACCAACAACGAGTACCACATTAAAAGGGGAGAG GAGCTGAACCGCATCGCCGGCATTGACAAGACATGCAACTTTGTTAAG GCTGATTTCATGCGTATGCCATTCTCCAACGATACTTTCGATGCAGCTTATGCTATAGACTCTACATGCCATGCACCCGATGCT AGTGAATGTTACAAGGAGATCTACAGAATACTGAAGCCTGGTCAGTATTTTGCCGCATATGAGTGGTGTATGACCGATTCCTTTGATCCAAACAACGAAGAGCACCAAAAGATTAAG GCCGAAATCGAGATTGGAAATGGTCTTCCGGACATCAGGCTGACCAGGCAGATCATTGAAGCTCTAGAGAGAGCAGGTTTCGAG GTCATATGGGAGAAAGATCTAAGTCCTGACTCTTATATCCCCTGGTATGCACCTATGGATAAAAACCGTCTCTCGCTGAGTAACTTCCG GACGGCTCTTGGGCGTTGGATTACTACAATCATG GTCAAGGCACTCGAGGGTGTGGGGCTAGCCCCG AAGGAAAGCCTCAGGGTTAAAAAATTCCTGGAACAAGCTGCTGAGGGCTTATATGAAGGCGGAAGGTGAGCAATCC GAGAAATCTTAACGCCCATGTACTTCTTCGTGGCTCGGAAGCCTGAATCCAAGAGTCCGTGA